One window of the Eucalyptus grandis isolate ANBG69807.140 chromosome 6, ASM1654582v1, whole genome shotgun sequence genome contains the following:
- the LOC104428951 gene encoding aspartate--tRNA ligase 2, cytoplasmic-like, whose product MPELQSKEEVREPYTAVRALAEEMKDETVVVRGRAQTIRAVGKKMAFLVVMEKGFTVQCVVTEKEGLVSRQMVKFVVSSNRESIVDVHGSLTVPRSPIKGATQQVKIQLRKIYCVNKALPTLPINLEDAARSEADIEKALQCC is encoded by the exons ATGCCGGAGCTGCAGTCGAAGGAGGAGGTGCGAGAGCCCTACACGGCGGTCAGGGCGCTCGCGGAGGAGATGAAGGATGAGACCGTGGTGGTGAGGGGGAGGGCCCAGACGATAAGGGCGGTGGGGAAGAAGATGGCTTTCCTGGTGGTGATGGAGAAGGGGTTCACCGTGCAGTGCGTCGTGACGGAGAAGGAGGGACTGGTCAGCCGGCAGATGGTGAAGTTCGTCGTCTCCTCGAATCGCGAGTCCATCGTCGACGTCCACGGCTCTCTCACCGTCCCTCGGTCGCCCATCAAGGGCGCGACCCAGCAGGTGAAGATCCAGCTCAGGAAGATCTACTGCGTCAACAAAGCCTTGCCCACCCTCCCCATCAATCTCGAGGACGCTGCTCGCAGCGAAGCCGACATCGAGAAGGCTCTTCAG TGCTGCTGA